In Rhinolophus ferrumequinum isolate MPI-CBG mRhiFer1 chromosome 25, mRhiFer1_v1.p, whole genome shotgun sequence, the following proteins share a genomic window:
- the YWHAH gene encoding 14-3-3 protein eta, with product MGDREQLLQRARLAEQAERYDDMASAMKAVTELNEPLSNEDRNLLSVAYKNVVGARRSSWRVISSIEQKTMADGNEKKLEKVKAYREKIEKELETVCNDVLALLDKFLIKNCNDFQYESKVFYLKMKGDYYRYLAEVASGEKKNSVVEASEAAYKEAFEISKEHMQPTHPIRLGLALNFSVFYYEIQNAPEQACLLAKQAFDDAIAELDTLNEDSYKDSTLIMQLLRDNLTLWTSDQQDEEAGEGN from the exons ATGGGGGACCGGGAGCAGCTGCTGCAGCGGGCGCGGCTGGCCGAGCAGGCGGAGCGCTACGACGACATGGCCTCCGCCATGAAGGCG GTGACAGAGCTCAATGAACCTCTCTCCAATGAAGATCGAAACCTCCTCTCCGTGGCTTACAAGAATGTGGTTGGTGCCCGGCGATCTTCCTGGAGGGTCATCAGCAGCATTGAGCAGAAAACCATGGCTGATGGGAATGAAAAGAAATTGGAGAAGGTTAAAGCTTACCGGGAGAAGATTGAGAAGGAGCTGGAAACAGTGTGCAATGATGTGCTGGCTCTGCTTGACAAGTTCCTCATCAAGAACTGCAATGATTTCCAGTATGAGAGCAAGGTATTTTACCTGAAAATGAAGGGTGATTACTACCGCTACTTGGCGGAGGTAGCTTCCGGGGAGAAGAAAAACAGTGTGGTCGAAGCTTCTGAGGCGGCCTATAAGGAAGCCTTTGAAATCAGCAAGGAGCACATGCAGCCGACGCACCCCATCCGCCTGGGCCTGGCCCTCAACTTCTCTGTGTTCTACTACGAGATCCAGAATGCACCCGAGCAGGCCTGCCTCTTAGCCAAACAAGCCTTTGATGATGCCATAGCTGAGCTGGACACTCTAAACGAGGATTCCTATAAGGACTCCACACTCATCATGCAGTTGCTGCGAGACAACCTCACCCTCTGGACAAGCGACCAGCAGGATGAAGAAGCAGGAGAAGGCAACTGA